The Melopsittacus undulatus isolate bMelUnd1 chromosome 12, bMelUnd1.mat.Z, whole genome shotgun sequence genome has a segment encoding these proteins:
- the TMCO4 gene encoding transmembrane and coiled-coil domain-containing protein 4 translates to MAAEEKWKSLASKQHSGAGEAGGKEPGVLLSQQLAEPGRFAYAALCGISLAWLFPEEEQSSFRMGFIEGFVKWLDLPDAVLPAMTAFANGLGGEGTETFAQLLLQDPILKENPVVITQDLLSFSLRDGHYDARARVLICHITWLLRIPLEELEVLEESLLESLKEQKEEESETAEAARKKKERRKKLKRYLLIGLATVGGGTVIGLTGGLAAPLVAAGAATVIGSAGAAALGSTAGIAVMASLFGAAGAGLTGYKMKKRVGAIEEFEFLPLTEGKQLHITIAITGWLCPGKYGSFTAPWSSMLQSSEQYCLAWESKYLMELGNALDTLLNGFVNMMAQEALKFTVLSGIVTALTWPTSLLTVANVIDNPWGVCLHRSAEVGKHLAHILLSRQQGKRPVTLIGFSLGARVIYFCLQEMAQEKDFQGIIEDVVLLGAPVEGDPKYWKPIAKVVSGRIINGYCRGDWLLGFVYRTSSAQINVAGLQPVDLEDRRMVNMDLSSVVNGHLDYMKQMDTILKAVGIKTKEEKGSGSFSSPPARQSQQAAGSGTQKEEGTEQEEDEDVAASDALSASAHCPDSPSPVLGGTKEQTAGEGAS, encoded by the exons ATGGCTGCAGAAGAGAAGTGGAAATCTTTGGCTTCAAAGCAGCACAGTGGGGCTGGAGAGGCAGGTGGAAAGGAGCCTGGTGTGCTTCTGAGCCAGCAGCTGGCTGAGCCGGGAAGATTTGCTTATGCCGCGCTTTGTGGGATATCCCTTGCATGGCTCTTCCCTGAAGAAGAGCAAAG CTCCTTCCGGATGGGATTCATTGAGGGCTTTGTGAAGTGGCTGGACCTGCCCGATGCTGTCTTACCTGCCATGACAGCATTTGCTAATGGCCTAGGAGGTGAAGGCACAGAAACTTTTGCCCAGCTTTTGCTGCAGGATCCCATCTTGAAAGAAAATCCGGTTGTCATCACCCAA GACCTTCTGTCCTTCTCTCTCAGAGATG GGCACTACGATGCTCGAGCCAGGGTATTGATCTGCCACATCACCTGGCTGCTTAGAATCCCCTTGGAGGAGCTGGAAGTCCTGGAGGAATCTCTGCTTGAAAGCCTGAAGgaacaaaaagaggaagagtCAGA aactgcagaagcagcaagaaaaaagaaggaaagaagaaagaagctgaagagGTACCTACTCATCGGTCTGGCAACTGTCGGAGGCGGAACAGTGATCG GCTTGACAGGGGGTCTTGCTGCCCCCCTGGTTGCTGCGGGAGCTGCTACAGTAATCGgaagtgctggagcagctgctttagGTTCAACTGCTGGAATTGCTGTCATGGCATCACTTTttggagcagctggagctggcctTACCG GGTACAAGATGAAGAAGCGTGTGGGAGCCATAGAAGAGTTTGAATTCCTCCCACTTACTGAAGGAAAGCAGCTTCACATCACCATAGCAATTACTGGATGGCTGTGCCCTGGCAAATATG GGAGCTTCACAGCACCATGGAGCAGCATGTTGCAGTCGAGTGAGCAGTATTGTCTTGCCTGGGAATCCAAGTACTTGATGGAGCTTGGCAATGCCTTGGATACCCTGCTGAATGGTTTTGTGAACATGATGGCTCAAGAAGCCCTAAAATTTACTGTCTTGTCAG GTATTGTGACAGCTTTGACTTGGCCAACCTCGCTCCTGACTGTTGCCAATGTCATTGACAACCCCTGGGGAGTGTGTCTCCATCGCTCTGCTGAAGTAGGCAAGCACCTAGCACATATCCTGCTCAGTCGACAGCAG GGCAAGCGACCTGTCACACTGATAGGCTTCAGTCTGGGTGCAAGAGTCATTTACTTCTGCCTGCAGGAAATGGCtcaagaaaaag ACTTCCAAGGCATCATTGAAGATGTGGTCTTACTGGGAGCTCCAGTGGAAGGAGATCCCAAGTACTGGAAGCCTATTGCAAAAGTGGTGTCGGGCAGGATCATAAATGGTTACTGCAG GGGGGACTGGCTGCTGGGGTTTGTGTACAGAACCTCTTCTGCCCAGATCAATGTTGCAGGCCTCCAGCCAGTGGACCTGGAGGACAGGAGGATGGTAAACATGGACCTTTCATCTGTA GTCAATGGCCACCTGGACTACATGAAGCAAATGGACACGATCCTCAAAGCTGTGGGCATTAAAACCAAGGAAGAGAAGGGCAGTGGcagcttctcctcccctccagccAGGCAgtcccagcaggcagcaggcagtggGACTCAAAAGGAGGAAGGCactgagcaggaggaggatgaggatgtgGCTGCAAGTGATGCTCTCTCAGCCAGTGCTCACTGCCCAGATTCCCCCAGCCCTGTCCTGGGAGGAACCAAGGAACAGACAGCAGGGGAAGGAGCAAGTTAG
- the HTR6 gene encoding 5-hydroxytryptamine receptor 6: MEGDLGAPNASVLGERSLLVGSSWVAAFLCFIILLTAAGNFLLILLIVTQRSLRNTSNYFLVSLFMSDLMVGLVVMPPAMLNQLYGRWVLRGDFCSLWYSFDVMCCSASILNLCIISLDRYLLIISPLKYKLRMTSCRALWLILATWTLAALASFLPIKMGWHELDFEVRTPNVTSSGDEDQCRLLVSLPYALVASCLTFFLPSTAISFTYCRILLAARKQAVQVASLASNVATATAEEATAQAPRAPSQPTASSESRRFPNKHSKKALKASLTLGILLGMFFVAWLPFFITNMTQAVCGCVPAGFFDVLTWLGYCNSTMNPIIYPLFMRDFKRAMGKYLPCCRRSGEPRPSAISLSMRNSNSGARAATSLRNVLTLQAETDSGVLGHEHTLLPAPMGSLSVQPPDTELQPRQLSTPVA; encoded by the exons atgGAGGGTGACTTGGGAGCCCCCAATGCCAGCGTGCTGGGGGAGCGCTCGCTGCTGGTGGGGAGCAGCTGGGTGGCTGCTTTCCTGTGCTTCATCATCCTGCTGACCGCCGCAGGgaacttcctcctcatcctcctcatcGTCACCCAGCGCTCCCTCCGCAACACCTCCAACTACTTTCTGGTGTCGCTCTTCATGTCCGACCTGATGGTGGGGCTGGTGGTGATGCCCCCGGCCATGCTCAACCAGCTCTATGGGCGCTGGGTGCTGCGTGGTGACTTCTGCTCCCTCTGGTACTCCTTCGATGTCATGTGCTGCAGCGCCTCCATCCTCAACCTCTGCATCATCAGCCTGGACCGGTACCTGCTCATCATCTCCCCGCTCAAGTACAAGCTGCGGATGACCTCCTGCAGGGCCCTCTGGCTCATCCTGGCTACCTGGACCTTGGCCGCGCTGGCCTCCTTCCTGCCCATCAAGATGGGGTGGCACGAGCTGGACTTCGAGGTCCGGACCCCAAACGTCACCTCCAGCGGGGACGAGGACCAGTGCCGGCTGCTGGTCAGCTTGCCCTACGCCCTGGTGGCCTCCTGCCTgaccttcttcctcccctccaccGCCATCTCCTTCACCTACTGCCGCATCCTCCTGGCAGCCCGCAAGCAGGCGGTGCAGGTGGCCTCCCTCGCCTCCAACGTGGCCACTGCCACTGCTGAGGAGGCCACAGCACAG GCTCCCCGTGCCCCGAGCCAGCCCACGGCCAGCAGTGAGAGCAGGAGGTTCCCCAACAAGCACAGCAAGAAGGCGCTGAAGGCCAGCCTGACGCTGGGCATCCTCCTGGGCATGTTCTTCGTGGCCTGGCTGCCCTTCTTCATCACCAACATGACACAG GCAGTGTGTGGCTGTGTCCCCGCCGGCTTCTTCGACGTCCTCACCTGGCTCGGGTACTGCAACAGCACCATGAACCCCATCATCTACCCGCTCTTCATGAGGGACTTCAAGAGGGCCATGGGCAAGTACCTGCCGTGCTGCCGGCGCTCCGGGGAGCCGCGGCCCAGCGCCATCTCCTTGTCCATGAGGAATTCCAACAGCGGGGCCCGCGCTGCCACATCCCTCAGGAACGTGCTCACGCTGCAGGCTGAGACCGACTCGGGGGTGCTGGGGCATGAGCACACCCTGCTCCCGGCCCCCATGGGCAGCCTCAGTGTGCAGCCCCCCGACACGGAGCTGCAGCCCCGGCAGCTCAGCACCCCCGTGGCCTGA